One Desulfobulbus oligotrophicus DNA segment encodes these proteins:
- a CDS encoding XrtA system polysaccharide deacetylase: protein MSESQQQMINYFTVDVEDYFQVAAFERIVSPGKWDGYVSRVERNVDFLLDMLDEHGVKGTFFVVGWTAERYPDMVRTIAARGHELGCHSYAHKKIYDLTPEEFRADTARAKDILENITGQPITGYRAPTYSITKRSLWALDILQELGFTWDSSIFPVVHDQYGIPDAPRFRFKWPDHDLVEYPMSTMPALGQNIPVSGGGYFRIFPYWFTRMALRKINSREQQPFIFYLHPWEVDPEQPRMNNAGWKSRFRHYCNLDKTASRLKRLLTDFRFAPIPGTTV, encoded by the coding sequence ATGTCGGAGTCACAGCAGCAGATGATCAACTATTTCACCGTTGATGTTGAAGACTACTTTCAGGTTGCGGCCTTTGAACGGATCGTGTCGCCGGGCAAGTGGGACGGCTACGTCTCCCGGGTTGAGCGAAATGTCGATTTCCTGCTGGATATGCTTGATGAGCACGGGGTTAAAGGCACGTTCTTCGTGGTTGGCTGGACTGCAGAGCGGTATCCGGACATGGTGCGTACGATCGCTGCCCGGGGGCATGAGCTTGGCTGCCACAGTTACGCCCACAAAAAGATCTATGATCTCACCCCGGAAGAGTTTCGGGCCGATACTGCCAGGGCAAAGGACATCCTTGAAAACATCACCGGGCAACCGATCACCGGGTATCGGGCTCCCACCTACTCGATAACCAAACGGTCCCTCTGGGCCCTGGATATTTTGCAGGAGCTGGGTTTTACATGGGATTCATCGATTTTCCCTGTGGTGCACGACCAGTACGGTATTCCGGATGCGCCCCGGTTTCGTTTTAAATGGCCGGACCACGATCTCGTCGAATATCCCATGTCCACCATGCCCGCTCTGGGGCAGAACATCCCGGTATCCGGTGGCGGCTATTTCCGGATCTTTCCCTACTGGTTCACCAGGATGGCGTTACGAAAGATCAACAGCCGGGAACAGCAGCCGTTTATCTTTTATCTGCATCCCTGGGAAGTGGATCCTGAACAACCCCGGATGAATAATGCCGGCTGGAAATCAAGGTTTCGGCATTACTGTAATCTGGATAAAACAGCATCCCGGTTGAAACGGCTGTTAACCGATTTCCGGTTTGCACCTATACCGGGTACTACTGTGTGA